The genomic region AGGCCTGCCCGTTCATGCCCCATCATCGCACGCAGTTCATCCCACACGACCTTGACCACCTGGTGCCCAGGGGTCAAACTCTGGAGGACTTCCTGCCCGATCGCTTTTTCACGGACCCGATCGATAAACTCTTTGACAATCTTAAAGTTGACGTCCGCTTCGAGCAGTGCAAATCGCACCTCTTTCAGCGCATCGGTGATATTTTGCTCCGTGAGCACACCCTGCCCCCGAAGCTTCCGCAGGACCCTCTCAAATTTCTCACTCAGGGCATCAAGCATAACGTCCGACCGCCACACAGAACGAGGCCATCGAGGCCTTGAACCAGGCCTTCGATCGCCTCGAAAATCCTAGAAAAAGAGCATCGGGGAGTCTATAGGACCGGTCACGACAAGTCAAGGTCACCACAATTCAGTAGTTTTATTGACATGCCGTAAGCCTTCGGATATGGTGCATTTCAAGCACAACGAATCTCATGTGACAACCCTGTAAGGAGAACGAGCGAGCTCGTGCGAAAATCGCCCTGGGTGCTTTTCATGTTTGTGCTGATCGGTGGCCTGCTTGGCGGAATCCTCGGAGAGATTCTCCACGTCATGGCACCCCAAGGAACCATCCAGAGCATCTTCGCGACTCATTTTACACCGGGTATTGACCCACCC from Nitrospira sp. harbors:
- a CDS encoding DUF4321 domain-containing protein, with the translated sequence MRKSPWVLFMFVLIGGLLGGILGEILHVMAPQGTIQSIFATHFTPGIDPPLTIDLVLLKLVLGFSVKVNILSMLGMFIGIYLYKHV